In Desulfotignum phosphitoxidans DSM 13687, a single window of DNA contains:
- a CDS encoding ATP-binding protein, protein MIISIASGKGGTGKTTVAANLAASLNQPVTVLDCDVEEPNLHLFLHPEIQSREKVIAPVPEIDLDRCTFCKKCMDICRFNAIAVTANTVVTFPELCHSCGGCTVICPENAVTEKERILGTVETGTVPLPDMNFGQGLLDIGQVMVPPVIRQVKSHRAPDQGITLIDAPPGTSCPVIAAMKDTDFVVLVTEPTPFGLNDLKLAVETVRLMNIPHGLIINRAGIGDDAVYAYAKEKNLPVLMEIPYDKAIAQAYSKGDLIIAQQEDYKEKFQTLYKKICLLADSEKCAP, encoded by the coding sequence ATGATCATCAGCATTGCAAGCGGAAAAGGCGGTACCGGAAAGACAACGGTTGCCGCCAATCTGGCCGCTTCATTGAATCAGCCGGTCACGGTGCTGGATTGTGATGTGGAAGAACCCAACCTCCATTTATTTTTGCACCCGGAAATCCAATCCCGGGAAAAAGTAATTGCACCCGTGCCGGAAATCGATCTGGACCGGTGCACGTTCTGCAAAAAATGTATGGACATCTGCCGGTTCAATGCCATTGCAGTCACGGCAAACACCGTGGTCACGTTTCCTGAACTGTGCCATTCCTGCGGCGGGTGCACGGTCATCTGTCCGGAAAATGCCGTCACTGAAAAAGAACGGATTTTAGGCACCGTGGAAACCGGTACCGTGCCGCTGCCGGACATGAATTTCGGCCAGGGATTGCTGGATATCGGCCAGGTCATGGTCCCGCCCGTGATCCGCCAGGTCAAATCCCACCGGGCCCCGGATCAGGGCATCACCTTGATCGATGCCCCGCCCGGCACATCATGTCCGGTCATCGCCGCCATGAAAGACACTGATTTTGTCGTTCTGGTCACAGAACCCACCCCGTTCGGACTCAATGACCTGAAACTGGCCGTGGAAACCGTGCGGCTGATGAATATTCCCCACGGCCTGATCATCAACCGGGCCGGCATAGGAGATGATGCCGTATATGCCTATGCCAAAGAAAAAAACCTGCCGGTTCTCATGGAAATCCCCTATGACAAGGCCATTGCCCAGGCCTATTCCAAAGGGGATCTGATCATCGCCCAGCAGGAAGATTACAAAGAAAAATTTCAAACCCTTTACAAAAAAATCTGCCTTCTGGCAGATTCAGAAAAGTGTGCCCCATGA
- a CDS encoding THUMP domain-containing class I SAM-dependent RNA methyltransferase, which produces MTDSAFARRVKRRVSARVHEFFAVCPPGLRQVCARELTRLNLGIHDIQVVPGGVNFSGKLADACPANLWLRAPSRILMRLARFRATHFSLLEKKLSDIDWELFLPAGTDPSIQVTTHTSRLYHSDAIAQRCGPIIRAALDVKPGDTDLCSSGKDIPSQKDIPSQTVMIRAENNRFEISLDMSGPPLFKRGIKKQITAAPLRENLAFAILDTAGFTGQDVLMDPMCGSGTFAIEGAMIQARIPPGFYRRFACEAWPGFSPAGFAHARSQAAQQFSTAASIFASDVDPHALAALTRNLSDHAFLAPVHAFEHNFFDLRPDQFTRKKGVVVLNPPYGRRLENHLDTTAFYREITRKLAMDFKGWRAGLIFPGKQFSDLNHLNLKPFPFFHGGLNLSAGIGRI; this is translated from the coding sequence ATGACGGATTCGGCCTTTGCCAGGCGGGTCAAACGCCGTGTCAGTGCCAGGGTCCATGAATTTTTCGCTGTATGCCCGCCCGGGCTCCGGCAGGTGTGTGCCAGAGAACTCACCCGTCTGAACCTTGGGATTCACGATATTCAGGTGGTGCCCGGCGGGGTGAATTTTTCCGGCAAACTGGCCGATGCCTGCCCGGCCAACCTGTGGTTGCGCGCGCCGTCCCGAATTCTCATGCGCCTGGCCCGATTCAGGGCCACCCATTTTTCTTTGCTGGAAAAAAAACTGTCAGACATTGACTGGGAACTGTTTCTGCCGGCCGGCACTGATCCGTCCATCCAGGTGACCACCCATACTTCCCGGTTATACCATTCCGATGCCATCGCCCAAAGGTGCGGCCCCATCATCCGGGCTGCGTTAGACGTCAAACCCGGTGACACGGATCTTTGTTCTTCCGGCAAAGACATCCCGTCGCAAAAAGACATCCCGTCACAGACGGTCATGATCCGGGCTGAAAACAACCGGTTTGAGATCTCCCTGGACATGTCAGGCCCCCCGCTGTTCAAGCGCGGCATCAAAAAACAGATAACCGCGGCCCCGCTGCGGGAGAACCTGGCCTTTGCCATCCTGGATACAGCCGGATTCACCGGGCAGGACGTGCTCATGGATCCCATGTGCGGGTCCGGCACCTTTGCCATTGAAGGGGCCATGATTCAGGCCCGGATCCCGCCGGGATTTTATCGCCGATTTGCCTGTGAAGCCTGGCCCGGTTTCAGCCCGGCAGGCTTTGCCCATGCCCGGTCACAGGCGGCACAGCAGTTTTCAACGGCCGCTTCCATATTTGCCTCTGATGTGGATCCGCATGCCCTGGCCGCCTTGACCCGCAATCTGTCCGACCATGCGTTTCTGGCCCCGGTGCATGCTTTTGAACACAATTTTTTTGATCTGCGTCCGGATCAATTCACCCGCAAAAAAGGGGTTGTGGTACTGAACCCGCCCTATGGAAGGCGCCTGGAAAATCACCTGGACACCACCGCCTTTTACCGGGAAATCACCCGGAAGCTGGCAATGGATTTTAAAGGCTGGCGCGCGGGACTGATTTTTCCCGGTAAGCAATTCAGTGACCTCAACCATCTCAATCTTAAACCATTTCCTTTTTTCCACGGCGGGTTGAATCTGTCTGCCGGCATCGGCAGGATTTAA
- a CDS encoding 4Fe-4S binding protein gives MKELVILSGKGGTGKTSLTAAFAGLKSSLMLCDADVDAADLHLIMAPDVQETHDFVGGNEAVIAPDRCTGCGTCLELCRFDAIDENQGEYTVDALNCEGCGVCVDMCPESAIDFPRKTCGQWFVSHTRFGPMVHARLGIAEENSGRLVALVREQAKKRARDAHIDLILTDGPPGIGCPVIASIGQASAILIVAEPTVSGIHDMKRVGELAAHFKIPAMVCINKFDLNLDQTRAIETIAREKNILVAGKIPFDPAFTKAMIQIQTLLEYDDTCPAAKAVRNIWETVMTHPAMKLERLM, from the coding sequence ATGAAAGAGCTGGTGATATTGAGTGGAAAAGGCGGCACCGGCAAAACCAGCCTGACCGCCGCATTTGCAGGGCTTAAATCCTCATTGATGCTCTGTGATGCTGATGTGGATGCAGCTGATCTGCACCTGATTATGGCCCCGGATGTTCAGGAAACCCATGATTTTGTGGGCGGCAACGAGGCGGTCATCGCCCCGGACCGGTGCACGGGCTGCGGAACGTGTCTGGAACTGTGCCGGTTCGATGCCATTGATGAAAACCAGGGAGAATATACTGTGGATGCCTTGAACTGTGAAGGCTGCGGGGTCTGTGTGGACATGTGCCCGGAATCCGCCATTGATTTTCCCCGGAAAACCTGCGGCCAGTGGTTTGTGTCCCATACCCGGTTCGGTCCCATGGTCCATGCCCGGTTAGGCATTGCAGAAGAAAATTCCGGCCGGCTGGTGGCCTTAGTCAGGGAACAGGCCAAAAAAAGGGCCAGAGACGCACATATTGATTTGATTCTCACGGACGGCCCTCCGGGCATCGGATGCCCGGTCATTGCCAGCATCGGCCAGGCCAGTGCCATTCTCATCGTGGCGGAACCCACGGTATCGGGTATCCATGACATGAAACGGGTGGGGGAACTGGCCGCCCATTTCAAGATCCCGGCCATGGTGTGCATCAATAAATTTGATCTGAACCTGGACCAGACCCGGGCCATCGAAACCATTGCCCGGGAAAAAAATATTCTGGTGGCAGGGAAAATCCCTTTTGATCCGGCCTTTACCAAAGCCATGATCCAGATTCAGACGCTGTTGGAATATGATGATACCTGCCCGGCTGCCAAAGCGGTCAGAAACATCTGGGAAACCGTGATGACGCATCCTGCCATGAAATTAGAACGGTTAATGTAA
- a CDS encoding response regulator, translated as MIYAVLAAKDKQTFEKMAGVLQQSPMDIQWTDTGKSVLERISRAGEKGEKIDLVIMDETLADMTGRELVEQVTMTSPMTSCVAVSTLSADEFHETYEGYGVLMQLPPAPDAESGEKLVAILKKLNLIVI; from the coding sequence ATGATATACGCGGTACTGGCGGCAAAAGACAAACAGACATTTGAAAAAATGGCAGGGGTGTTACAGCAGTCTCCAATGGATATTCAGTGGACCGACACGGGGAAATCCGTTTTGGAACGCATCTCCCGGGCCGGGGAAAAAGGGGAAAAAATTGATCTGGTGATCATGGACGAAACCCTGGCAGACATGACCGGCCGGGAACTGGTGGAACAAGTGACCATGACAAGTCCCATGACCAGCTGTGTTGCAGTCAGCACGTTATCTGCAGATGAATTTCATGAGACGTATGAAGGATATGGCGTACTCATGCAGCTGCCACCGGCCCCGGATGCTGAATCCGGAGAAAAACTGGTGGCCATCTTGAAAAAACTGAACCTAATTGTAATTTAA
- a CDS encoding NifB/NifX family molybdenum-iron cluster-binding protein: MKIAITATGTDLSADVDPRFGRASYILVVDSETLDVEVIDNAANKDAFKGAGIQAAAAVSEKGAQVLLTGFCGPNAFKTLDAANIKVANDVSGTVQSAVERFKAGEYTISTAANTEGHW, translated from the coding sequence ATGAAAATTGCCATTACAGCCACGGGCACGGATCTGTCTGCCGATGTGGACCCGCGTTTCGGAAGAGCATCCTATATCCTGGTCGTAGATTCCGAAACACTGGATGTGGAAGTCATCGATAACGCCGCCAACAAGGACGCCTTTAAAGGGGCCGGTATTCAGGCGGCTGCCGCGGTCAGCGAAAAAGGGGCCCAGGTGCTGCTGACCGGATTTTGTGGACCCAACGCGTTTAAAACACTGGATGCCGCCAACATCAAAGTGGCCAACGATGTCAGCGGCACGGTTCAATCGGCCGTGGAACGGTTCAAGGCGGGTGAATATACGATTTCAACTGCGGCCAATACTGAAGGTCACTGGTAA
- a CDS encoding FAD-dependent oxidoreductase, whose product MIPDYLPVRVGVYICHCGVNIAGKVDVADVSEWAGSLPHVVVSRDYKFMCSEPGQAMIETDIKEYGLNRVVVASCSPRLHGKTFMETCRRAGINPYYFNMASVREQVSWVTKDRDRATRKARRLVAAAVNRVACHQPLTTGLSKVHPDVAVIGGGIAGMQAAIDIGNAGLKVHLIEKDSTIGGHMLQFDKTFPTLDCAACIGTPKMVEVAQNSNIDLHTFSRVTEVTGFIGNYTLDITEKPRYVNADLCTGCGECATVCPVFIPSAWDMGLSDRKAIGRSFPQAIPITFQIEKNQTAPCTRTCPAGINVQGYVQLAKQEKYDQALALIMEKAPFPGVLGRVCPHPCETACARGETDKPVAIRLLKRYVSDMAGPDARQIPGIEDREEKIAVIGAGPAGLTAAYFLRLKGYRVTVFEASGQAGGMLRTGIPAYRLPRNILDQEIRYILDHGIDLKLNACLGTEVDLAGLKEQGFCAFYLSTGAHRSLKLGLEGEDTFSGVMDATAFLRQINLGEDTACHGKVLVVGGGNVAMDAARCAQRIPGCEVTLVYRRTREEMPAYADEIQGALQEGITILELASPVRLEEDQGKLTQVVCLKNELGPPDASGRRRPVPVEGSEFVLPCDTLIPAIGQYPDDLGMDGLPGIEITGRNRVKVDGITFQTGEPGVFAGGDLVLGPATVVQAVGQGRAAADYIHEFIQDPARFEPGADTGMADASVTGPADITGADWNTADGAARFSENSSGKSASNAFTSEPPGAVPRAEPAWMDPDQRISGFDEVEACLTPDQALAEAGRCLNCGICCECKACVAACERDAINHDMKEKHYQIQVGSIILATGYDTLDPTAMTRFGYGRYPNVYTALEFERLSNATGPTGGQILMRDHDRTFTRPPRSVAIVHCVGSRDVNFHEYCSRVCCMYALKYTHLIKEKVGHDTKVYDFYIDMRCFGKGYEEFYNRCQQEGTVFIRGKVAHITHQPGSDGETEKLVAVAEDTLMGEVIEVPVDMVVLCTAIQARQDAGEIGHVLGLNQGADGFFLEEHPKLGPVNTSTEGVFLSGCCQKPMDIPDTVSQASGAAAKSLSLAARGQVEISPTVASIDPDICAGCQLCLVLCPYGAIEFDEDRQVSVVNEAVCKGCGSCSGACPSGAAVSRHFTRKQMFAEISGVLAEL is encoded by the coding sequence ATGATACCTGACTATTTGCCAGTACGTGTGGGGGTTTATATCTGTCACTGCGGCGTGAACATCGCCGGAAAAGTGGATGTGGCAGATGTCAGTGAATGGGCCGGATCCCTGCCCCATGTGGTCGTTTCCAGGGACTACAAATTCATGTGTTCCGAGCCGGGTCAGGCCATGATTGAAACAGACATCAAAGAATATGGACTGAACCGGGTGGTGGTGGCCTCCTGTTCTCCGAGGCTGCATGGGAAAACCTTTATGGAAACCTGCCGGAGAGCCGGGATCAATCCGTATTATTTTAATATGGCTTCGGTCAGAGAACAGGTGTCCTGGGTAACCAAAGACCGGGACCGGGCCACCCGCAAGGCCCGGCGCCTGGTGGCGGCGGCCGTGAACCGGGTGGCCTGTCATCAGCCGTTGACCACGGGCCTGTCCAAGGTGCATCCGGATGTGGCCGTCATCGGCGGGGGCATTGCCGGGATGCAGGCAGCCATCGATATCGGCAACGCCGGGCTTAAGGTACATCTCATTGAAAAAGACAGCACCATCGGCGGCCACATGCTCCAGTTTGACAAAACCTTTCCCACCCTGGACTGTGCCGCCTGCATCGGTACGCCCAAAATGGTGGAGGTGGCCCAGAACTCAAATATCGATCTGCACACCTTCAGCCGGGTGACGGAAGTGACCGGGTTTATCGGCAATTACACGTTGGATATCACGGAAAAACCCCGGTATGTGAACGCGGATCTGTGCACGGGATGCGGCGAGTGCGCCACGGTGTGTCCCGTGTTCATTCCCAGTGCCTGGGACATGGGATTGTCGGACCGAAAAGCCATCGGCAGAAGTTTTCCCCAGGCCATTCCCATTACGTTTCAGATCGAAAAAAATCAGACCGCGCCGTGTACCCGGACCTGTCCGGCCGGCATCAATGTCCAGGGATATGTGCAGCTGGCCAAACAGGAAAAATATGATCAGGCCCTGGCATTGATCATGGAAAAGGCCCCGTTTCCAGGGGTCTTAGGCCGGGTGTGCCCCCATCCCTGCGAAACGGCCTGTGCCCGGGGAGAAACAGACAAACCCGTGGCCATCCGCCTGCTCAAACGATATGTGTCCGACATGGCCGGACCGGATGCCCGGCAGATCCCGGGCATTGAGGATCGGGAAGAAAAAATCGCGGTGATCGGGGCCGGACCGGCCGGCTTGACGGCGGCCTATTTTCTGCGGCTGAAAGGCTACCGGGTCACGGTATTTGAGGCATCCGGTCAGGCCGGTGGCATGCTTCGCACGGGGATCCCTGCGTATCGCCTGCCCAGGAATATACTGGATCAGGAAATCCGGTACATCCTGGACCATGGCATCGACCTGAAACTGAATGCCTGCCTGGGAACAGAGGTGGACCTGGCAGGTTTGAAAGAGCAGGGCTTTTGTGCCTTTTACCTGTCCACGGGGGCCCATCGCTCCCTGAAACTGGGCCTGGAAGGCGAAGACACTTTTTCCGGGGTCATGGACGCGACCGCGTTTTTAAGACAGATCAATCTGGGAGAAGACACGGCCTGTCACGGCAAGGTCCTGGTGGTGGGCGGCGGCAATGTGGCGATGGATGCGGCCCGGTGCGCCCAGCGGATTCCCGGATGTGAGGTGACCCTGGTCTACCGCCGCACCCGGGAAGAGATGCCGGCCTATGCCGATGAAATTCAAGGGGCCCTCCAGGAAGGGATCACCATTTTAGAGCTGGCCAGTCCGGTCCGGCTGGAAGAGGATCAGGGAAAGCTCACACAGGTGGTGTGCCTGAAAAATGAACTGGGACCGCCGGATGCTTCCGGACGGCGGCGGCCCGTGCCCGTAGAAGGATCGGAATTTGTCCTGCCCTGTGACACCCTGATCCCGGCCATCGGCCAGTATCCGGATGACCTGGGCATGGATGGGCTGCCCGGGATCGAGATCACGGGCCGAAACCGGGTCAAGGTGGATGGCATCACGTTTCAGACCGGTGAACCCGGCGTGTTTGCCGGCGGCGACCTGGTCCTGGGGCCGGCCACCGTGGTCCAGGCCGTCGGCCAGGGCCGTGCCGCAGCTGACTATATCCATGAATTTATCCAGGATCCGGCCCGGTTTGAACCGGGGGCTGATACGGGCATGGCGGATGCATCCGTCACCGGACCTGCGGACATCACGGGGGCTGACTGGAACACGGCTGACGGGGCAGCGCGTTTCTCTGAAAACAGCTCCGGAAAAAGTGCTTCGAACGCTTTCACATCCGAGCCCCCGGGTGCCGTCCCCCGGGCCGAGCCCGCCTGGATGGACCCGGATCAACGGATATCAGGGTTTGACGAGGTGGAAGCCTGCCTCACCCCGGACCAGGCCCTGGCAGAGGCGGGCCGGTGTCTTAACTGCGGGATCTGCTGCGAATGTAAAGCGTGTGTGGCCGCCTGTGAACGGGATGCCATTAACCATGACATGAAAGAAAAACACTATCAGATCCAGGTGGGCAGCATCATTCTGGCCACAGGCTATGACACCCTGGACCCGACGGCCATGACCCGGTTCGGTTACGGCCGGTACCCCAATGTGTACACGGCCCTGGAGTTCGAGCGATTAAGCAATGCCACGGGTCCCACGGGCGGACAGATCCTGATGCGGGACCATGACCGGACATTCACACGGCCTCCCAGGTCCGTGGCCATTGTGCATTGTGTGGGGAGCCGGGATGTGAATTTCCATGAATACTGCTCCCGGGTCTGCTGTATGTATGCGTTGAAATACACCCACCTGATCAAGGAGAAAGTGGGCCATGACACAAAGGTGTATGATTTTTATATTGACATGCGCTGTTTCGGCAAAGGGTATGAAGAGTTTTACAACCGGTGCCAGCAGGAAGGGACCGTTTTCATCCGGGGCAAGGTGGCCCATATCACGCATCAGCCGGGGAGTGACGGGGAAACGGAGAAACTGGTGGCCGTGGCCGAAGATACCCTGATGGGAGAGGTGATTGAAGTGCCCGTGGACATGGTGGTGTTGTGTACGGCCATCCAGGCCCGGCAGGATGCGGGAGAGATCGGCCATGTCCTGGGGCTCAACCAGGGGGCGGACGGGTTTTTCCTGGAGGAACATCCTAAACTGGGGCCCGTGAATACGTCCACGGAAGGCGTGTTTTTAAGCGGGTGCTGCCAGAAACCCATGGACATTCCGGACACCGTGTCCCAGGCATCCGGCGCTGCGGCCAAGTCATTGTCCCTGGCGGCAAGGGGCCAGGTGGAGATTTCTCCCACTGTGGCCAGTATTGATCCGGATATCTGTGCCGGATGTCAATTGTGTCTGGTGCTGTGCCCCTATGGAGCCATTGAATTTGATGAAGACCGGCAGGTGTCCGTGGTCAATGAAGCCGTGTGCAAAGGATGCGGTTCCTGTTCCGGGGCCTGTCCCAGCGGTGCGGCTGTGAGCCGTCATTTTACCCGAAAACAGATGTTTGCCGAAATCAGCGGTGTGCTGGCGGAATTGTGA
- a CDS encoding sensor histidine kinase, whose protein sequence is MSDSCKRPVNKGSVRAGTREERLCQPGGSWTILVIDDETDVRDVMVISLEDAGYRTLSAPDGETGLRLLETRAPQILITDIKMPGMSGLEVLKKAHLIRPETQVIVTTGFADIKKAITALQYDASDFITKPVDDTTLHLALKRAMERYQNQKELADYTRLLEQTVLNQEKILHQEKMMSLGRLAASMVHEINNPLSGILNYITLMIRLVEKPGWDGAGQNRFKEYLTIIHQETRRCADLVSGLLQFSRKSSLQFKPVDICELIEYSRMLCNHRLELADIVLKITCEPTIPKVLGDINQLQQCVINLIFNAIDAIEGTHPAASDSMKEPSLTARPAGRIRIKADIEDADHQVCIRVSDDGKGISPGDLPRIFEPFFTTKQDGHGVGLGLSTVYGIIEHHNGTISVDSEPGQGTCFTIRLPALDETTKTKESNS, encoded by the coding sequence ATGTCGGATTCCTGTAAACGTCCGGTGAACAAGGGCTCTGTCCGTGCCGGAACCAGGGAAGAAAGGCTGTGTCAACCCGGGGGTTCATGGACGATCCTGGTGATCGACGATGAAACCGATGTACGGGACGTCATGGTCATCAGCCTGGAAGACGCCGGTTACAGGACCCTTTCCGCGCCGGACGGTGAGACCGGTCTCAGGCTGCTGGAAACCCGGGCACCTCAGATTCTCATCACGGATATCAAGATGCCGGGCATGAGCGGCCTGGAAGTGTTGAAAAAAGCCCACCTGATCCGGCCGGAAACCCAGGTGATCGTCACCACGGGATTTGCAGACATCAAAAAAGCGATCACCGCATTGCAGTACGATGCATCTGATTTCATTACCAAACCCGTGGACGACACCACATTGCACCTGGCCTTGAAGCGGGCCATGGAGCGGTATCAAAATCAGAAGGAACTGGCGGATTACACGCGGCTTCTGGAACAGACCGTCCTGAATCAGGAAAAGATTCTGCACCAGGAAAAAATGATGTCTTTAGGCCGCCTGGCCGCCAGTATGGTCCATGAGATCAACAACCCGCTGTCCGGGATTCTGAATTATATCACGCTGATGATCCGGCTGGTGGAAAAACCGGGATGGGACGGGGCTGGTCAAAACCGTTTTAAAGAGTATCTGACCATTATTCATCAGGAAACCCGGCGCTGTGCCGACTTGGTTTCCGGACTGCTGCAGTTTTCCAGAAAATCCAGCCTTCAATTCAAACCCGTGGATATCTGCGAGCTCATCGAGTACAGCCGAATGCTGTGCAACCACAGGCTGGAACTGGCGGATATCGTTCTTAAAATTACCTGTGAGCCGACAATTCCAAAGGTGTTGGGCGATATCAACCAATTGCAGCAATGTGTGATCAATCTGATTTTCAATGCCATTGACGCGATTGAAGGAACGCATCCGGCAGCATCGGACAGTATGAAGGAGCCGTCTCTCACGGCCCGGCCGGCAGGCCGGATCCGGATCAAGGCAGATATCGAGGATGCGGACCATCAGGTATGTATCCGGGTGTCGGATGACGGTAAAGGCATCTCTCCCGGGGATCTGCCCCGCATTTTTGAGCCGTTTTTCACCACCAAACAGGACGGTCACGGTGTGGGCTTGGGCTTGTCCACGGTGTACGGCATCATTGAACACCATAACGGCACTATTAGCGTGGACAGTGAGCCGGGACAGGGAACCTGTTTCACCATCCGATTGCCTGCGTTAGATGAAACCACAAAAACAAAGGAATCAAATTCATGA
- a CDS encoding DUF547 domain-containing protein, whose protein sequence is MDNRLWAELLKAHVQNGRVDYDGFKQDEAKLDQYLAILSATDPGTLSHHHQFAFYINAYNAFTIKLILTRYPGINSIKEIGGFFSNPWSKKFIPLNGFKVNLDHIEHDILRPRFKDPRMHFAINCAAKSCPPLLNEPYEGDTLESRLDDQTRRFINHPGNTFLKNGTLFISRIFKWFEADFSDNPLNFIRRYADDALKQTLDNTAATGEISIQYLYYDWTLNR, encoded by the coding sequence GTGGACAACCGGTTGTGGGCCGAACTGCTTAAAGCCCATGTCCAAAACGGGCGGGTGGATTATGACGGGTTCAAACAGGATGAAGCCAAACTGGATCAATACCTGGCCATTTTAAGTGCCACAGACCCGGGCACGTTATCTCACCATCACCAGTTCGCCTTTTATATCAACGCGTACAACGCATTTACCATCAAGCTGATCCTGACCCGGTATCCGGGCATCAATTCCATCAAGGAGATCGGCGGTTTTTTTTCCAATCCCTGGAGTAAAAAATTCATTCCCCTCAACGGGTTCAAGGTGAATCTGGACCATATCGAACATGACATTCTCAGGCCCCGGTTCAAGGATCCACGAATGCATTTTGCCATCAATTGTGCGGCGAAAAGCTGCCCCCCGCTTTTAAACGAACCCTATGAAGGCGACACCCTGGAATCCCGCCTGGATGATCAGACCCGGCGATTCATCAACCATCCGGGCAACACGTTTTTAAAAAACGGCACCCTTTTTATCAGCCGGATTTTTAAATGGTTTGAAGCGGATTTTTCAGACAATCCCTTAAACTTCATCCGCCGGTATGCAGATGATGCCTTGAAACAGACGCTGGATAACACCGCTGCCACCGGCGAAATTTCTATCCAATATCTGTATTATGACTGGACGTTAAACCGCTGA
- a CDS encoding PocR ligand-binding domain-containing protein, whose translation MTLLDICPLETWEALETNLYEKFNLQGSVFNPEGTRITTVKNFSNPLCPAIKSMEKGQTFICSAAHMNMNAMVKKSREPLVEECDAGLTKLVVPVFYKDEFLGVVGGCGLLPEGEAVDSYAVSKIADMDEAKVKRLGSDVPPVSPGTIAAAIDFIQERIQQILDSCDPES comes from the coding sequence ATGACCCTTTTAGATATTTGTCCTCTGGAAACATGGGAAGCGCTGGAAACCAATTTGTATGAAAAATTCAACCTTCAGGGATCTGTGTTCAACCCCGAAGGAACCCGCATCACCACGGTAAAAAATTTTTCCAACCCCTTGTGTCCTGCCATCAAGTCCATGGAAAAAGGCCAGACCTTTATCTGCTCTGCGGCGCACATGAACATGAATGCCATGGTGAAAAAATCCCGTGAACCCCTGGTGGAAGAATGTGACGCCGGTTTGACCAAACTGGTGGTCCCTGTTTTTTATAAAGATGAATTTCTCGGCGTGGTGGGGGGATGCGGACTGCTGCCCGAGGGGGAAGCCGTGGACAGTTATGCCGTATCCAAAATCGCTGACATGGATGAAGCAAAAGTCAAGCGACTGGGTTCTGATGTCCCGCCTGTTTCACCCGGCACCATTGCGGCAGCCATAGATTTCATCCAGGAACGGATCCAGCAGATTCTGGATTCCTGCGACCCAGAAAGCTGA
- a CDS encoding NifB/NifX family molybdenum-iron cluster-binding protein, protein MKNGRIAIPSNGEGGLKGTRSGHFGHCDVFTFVDVEDGKITGVSTLDNQEHVQGGCMVPVNLLAEHRVNALIVGGIGMRPLMGFRQVGIDVFHDDQRPEIEPVVMDLIAGKLPEITNDQVCGGGGGQ, encoded by the coding sequence ATGAAAAACGGAAGAATCGCGATTCCCTCCAATGGTGAGGGAGGCCTCAAAGGCACTCGTTCCGGTCATTTCGGACATTGTGACGTGTTTACCTTTGTGGATGTGGAAGACGGCAAAATTACCGGGGTTTCCACGCTGGACAACCAGGAGCATGTTCAGGGCGGATGCATGGTACCGGTGAATCTACTGGCGGAACACCGGGTCAACGCCCTGATCGTGGGCGGCATCGGCATGCGGCCTTTGATGGGATTCCGTCAGGTGGGCATTGACGTGTTCCATGATGACCAGCGGCCGGAAATCGAGCCGGTGGTCATGGATCTCATTGCCGGCAAACTGCCGGAAATCACCAATGACCAGGTCTGCGGCGGCGGTGGCGGACAATAA